In the genome of Argonema galeatum A003/A1, one region contains:
- a CDS encoding cystathionine gamma-synthase, which produces MMEFETRAIHEGQAPDPVTGAAIVPIYMTSTYEQEAIGQHKGYEYSRTGNPTRTALEQALASIEGAKYGLAFASGVAATTTVLSLLKNGDNVIVGDDLYGGTYRVLERVIKNWGITTSYADVDDLNDFEKAIQPNTKLIWIETPTNPLLKIVDIKIISEVARRHNLILVVDNTFASPYFQRPLELGADIVVHSTTKYLGGHSDIIGGGVVTSNEELYQQLKFYQNAIGAVPSPFDSWLVMRGIKTLAVRMREHEKNALFLAQFLEKHPKIDRIYYPGLPSHAQYQLAKQQMYGFGGMISLELKGGFAAVEEFVARLKLFLLAESLGGVESLVCYPAKMTHGSIPEEERLKRGIKNNLVRLSVGIENQKDLKEDLENALA; this is translated from the coding sequence ATGATGGAATTTGAAACTAGGGCTATCCATGAGGGTCAAGCACCCGATCCGGTCACGGGTGCTGCGATTGTACCAATTTACATGACTTCGACCTATGAACAGGAAGCGATCGGTCAACATAAGGGTTATGAATATTCTCGCACGGGAAACCCGACCCGAACCGCGTTAGAACAAGCTTTGGCTTCCATTGAAGGGGCGAAATACGGTTTGGCTTTTGCTTCCGGAGTTGCAGCGACAACCACGGTTTTGAGTCTGCTGAAAAACGGCGATAATGTTATCGTCGGAGACGATTTATATGGTGGAACCTATAGAGTTCTGGAGAGGGTAATTAAAAATTGGGGTATTACCACAAGTTACGCAGATGTTGACGATTTAAACGATTTTGAAAAGGCAATTCAACCAAATACAAAGCTGATTTGGATTGAAACACCCACGAATCCCCTGTTAAAAATTGTCGATATTAAAATTATATCAGAAGTTGCACGGCGGCACAACCTGATTTTAGTTGTGGATAATACTTTTGCCAGTCCCTATTTTCAAAGACCGCTGGAATTAGGCGCGGATATTGTTGTTCACAGTACGACCAAATATTTGGGTGGACACAGCGATATCATTGGCGGTGGTGTTGTTACTTCTAACGAAGAACTATATCAACAATTGAAATTTTACCAAAATGCGATCGGTGCTGTACCAAGTCCCTTTGATAGTTGGTTAGTGATGCGGGGAATTAAAACTTTGGCGGTGCGGATGCGAGAACATGAGAAAAATGCTTTGTTTTTGGCGCAGTTTTTGGAGAAGCATCCAAAGATCGATCGCATTTATTATCCCGGTTTGCCAAGTCACGCACAATATCAACTTGCCAAACAACAAATGTACGGTTTTGGCGGGATGATCAGTTTGGAATTAAAAGGCGGATTTGCTGCTGTTGAGGAATTTGTGGCGCGGTTGAAGTTATTTTTACTAGCAGAAAGTTTGGGAGGCGTGGAATCGCTGGTTTGCTATCCGGCGAAAATGACGCACGGTTCTATCCCGGAAGAGGAAAGGCTGAAACGGGGAATTAAAAATAATTTGGTACGTCTTTCGGTTGGAATTGAGAATCAGAAGGATTTGAAAGAAGATTTGGAGAATGCTTTGGCTTAA